A stretch of the Vanacampus margaritifer isolate UIUO_Vmar chromosome 6, RoL_Vmar_1.0, whole genome shotgun sequence genome encodes the following:
- the cecr2 gene encoding chromatin remodeling regulator CECR2 isoform X2, whose protein sequence is MSQGCTVSVEEVQSWWEVPAIAHFCSLFRAAFNLPDFEIEELEKALSEQDLNFLGDLIACLLQGCYQRTDITPQAFSRYLDDIISYRWELEEGKPNPLREKSFENLPTRTQVELLHRLCDYRLDAADVFDLLKGLDSDSLRVEPLGQDGNGALYWYFYGTRMYKEELLTRKVEKISESESEENTENGMDYIPPAKGRQRGSWSLVCETEEQWVNLAQSIKDKLSPQDRHLYRVISQNFLPEIRSMIEHKEREQKQKLEDPTPFCALQRFSAFINQEEKDNVNVTAEFEKRNDEELDRQVLLAEQRREVERLQQEERQREKIEKIKAVEERARRRKMREEKAYLLSEGKDLPPELLNLEPSSPVLRTRTTKELFDMEDDYTGLYKVLEALKAHKDAWPFLEPVDESYAPNYHDIIQTPMDLSTIERKLNNGEYVAKEEFISDVKLIFKNCIEYNGEESDYTVMAESLERCFNRAQLKHLPSEDGDTDEEFYISKENKERKEKKRNRSSRHLGPESLIKATEEVQRKRIVQGGKGQMLLEDQFDKPFRPVPHSHWGFPQNHQHRRQGDIRGMYHPGQQLHRPPGPHMYAHRMSMDPHFAYPGHIPRHGDPSSNRLPHNFNVQHHMGHRYPIGPEGNQPLHQQHHPYMGPTHGPSLGPRPMALQLRPPSEASIYPSHYRPDGHTMHPMGNQLSGPDGPQQHNYTGMRSLSMGLSNIWTTGSLNHQRPERPSGTHMQDPSMVSQHNLSYGGVPPPVGHKPWPEAAGYPHPPPNAQYQMSAAVVSSLGPVQQYSPLAHSDSSTKTGLASMLESPEMLALQQLSASSRPPAGSPHQDVGNFQQAKPPSGVGSIPTRPSQQPPPAPEVQLLRPAGDNGPDGQSSPHTDIQPKGTSENKVTVKGASNELPSSDNTVSVNQEHASILNPTQHHSGPAKGLRSPQRPQENVCGQKLSLSGVECLMQEADGQLQNMGSTSVSLHLHVSSKNSSNPYPPNTAQHAQSSPLQSPALVQQCASPSLNTMSESNSAHMLNTHQNNEQNVGKQLQQRPTQQTLNGPALNSPPQMSLNTTQLQTPLISQSNPSSSMHGMSHGASQRVQSGPPHPAPFTSPPTSHPTPHLPRQSSQAEHEDQTPSEPASRRDMEGVHPMKSGSSNTAYKQQQYSPNHHRTQMVSSNPGVQAERGPAPSHNTTMPLHSQAQVNGDTCSYSIENPPHPQYSQTSMTRSISHSAHHPYHNQTLNPLHNTPNHSSHHQQQKTAYSFHMPGPQHLHAHPSMYPPPPFQQEHYYPRPQAHNRANSRGGYPPECWQQSQQPMLPTTYLPSASAKGNNQAIGGWVSPTGSEGSTTVSLLSPEVESLSGGLEERKWEIRNSDSDSPTKRIRTKGSLEQPESPKDILDLDSHNAATRHHRNQPFASTAHIPPGFIYDTRSAHQAMHPGGAPPSPNGVGNGALYPRPPCPDPGRYTVQGPHPHLMEALQRPQQLPLSPGQMRMAMYPRSGGHFHSVMIQQRGLASRNTLHPGQQVMTAPGGSSSKQV, encoded by the exons GAATTGGAGAAAGCTCTTTCAGAGCAGGACTTGAACTTCCTCGGGGACCTTATTGCTTGTCTGCTGCAGGGATGTTACCAGCGCACTGACATTAC TCCCCAGGCATTCAGCAGATACctggatgacatcatcagctACAGGTGGGAGCTAGAAGAGGGGAAGCCCAACCCACTTCGTGAGAAGTCCTTTGAAAACTTGCCCACTCGCACTCAGGTTGAATTGCTGCACCGTCTCTGCGATTACCGTCTAGATGCTGCTGATGTCTTTGACCTACTGAAG GGTCTGGATTCAGACAGTCTCAGGGTAGAACCCCTTGGGCAAGATGGAAATGGAGCCCTCTACTGGTATTTTTATGGCACCCGTATGTACAAAGAAGAACTACTCACAAGGAAAGTGGAGAAAATCAG TGAGTCGGAAAGTGAAGAGAATACAGAAAATGGAATGGATTATATACCCCCTGCTAAAG GTCGTCAGCGAGGCAGCTGGTCACTTGTGTGCGAAACAGAAGAACAGTGGGTTAACTTGGCACAAAGCATAAAGGACAAACTCTCTCCCCAAGATCGCCATCTCTACCGTGTCATCAGCCAGAATTTTTTGCCTGAGATACGCAGCATGATTGAACACAAG GAGCGTGAGCAGAAACAGAAGCTTGAGGATCCAACTCCATTCTGTGCATTACAGCGTTTCTCAGCATTCATAAACCAAGAGGAAAAG GACAACGTGAATGTCACAGCCGAATTTGAGAAGAGAAATGATGAAGAGCTGGACAGGCAGGTCTTGCTGGCCGAGCAGCGGCGAGAAGTGGAAAGGCTTCAGCAGGAAGAACGACAGCGagagaaaattgaaaagatcAAAGCTGTGGAGG AGCGAGCCAGGAGACGGAAGATGCGAGAGGAAAAGGCCTATCTGTTATCTGAAGGAAAAGACCTTCCACCGGAACTACTGAATTTAGAGCCTTCTTCACCAGTCCTCAGAACACGAACCACTAAAGAACT CTTTGACATGGAAGATGACTACACAGGTTTATACAAAG TGCTGGAGGCCTTGAAGGCTCATAAAGATGCTTGGCCTTTCTTAGAACCTGTGGATGAATCCTATGCCCCCAATTACCATGACATAATCCAG ACTCCCATGGACCTTTCCACCATTGAGAGGAAACTAAATAATGGAGAGTATGTTGCAAAGGAGGAGTTTATTTCTGACGTGAAACTCATATTTAAAAACTGCATTGAGTACAACGGAGAAGAAAGTG ATTACACTGTGATGGCAGAGTCTCTCGAACGCTGTTTTAACCGGGCCCAATTAAAACACTTGCCATCAGAGGATGGTGACACTGATGAGGAATTCTATATCAGCAAAGAAAACAAGGAGCGCAAGGAGAAAAAGCGAAATCGTAGCAGTAGACATTTGGGACCTGAAAGTTTAATAAAGGCCACGGAAGAGGTCCAGCGTAAACGAATTGTGCAGGGAGGCAAAGgccaaatgctgttggaggacCAGTTTGACAAACCATTTAGACCAGTTCCACACTCTCATTGGGGCTTTCCTCAGAACCATCAACACAGACGTCAAGGCGACATCAGGGGCATGTACCACCCAGGACAACAG TTACATCGTCCTCCAGGTCCGCACATGTATGCTCATAGAATGAGCATGGATCCCCATTTTGCCTACCCAGGTCACATTCCAAGGCATGGCGACCCCAGCTCAAATCGTTTGCCCCACAACTTTAATGTGCAG CATCATATGGGCCATAGGTATCCAATTGGCCCCGAGGGCAACCAGCCTCTTCACCAGCAGCACCACCCTTATATGGGTCCAACACATGGCCCATCTCTGGGCCCCCGTCCAATGGCCCTTCAACTTAGGCCTCCTTCTGAAGCCAGCATATACCCATCCCACTACCGTCCAGACGGCCACACGATGCACCCAATGGGGAACCAGTTATCAGGGCCTGATGGGCCTCAACAGCACAATTACACAGGCATGAGATCTCTTAGTATGGGACTGTCTAACATATGGACTACCGGTAGTTTGAATCACCAGCGTCCGGAGAGACCTAGTGGAACACACATGCAAGACCCTAGTATGGTCAGCCAGCACAATTTGAGTTATGGAGGGGTGCCACCTCCAGTGGGACATAAACCATGGCCGGAAGCTGCTGGATATCCACATCCCCCTCCCAATGCACAATACCAAATGTCTGCAGCAGTGGTTAGCTCCCTGGGCCCTGTGCAGCAATACTCTCCGTTAGCCCACTCAGACTCCTCCACCAAGACTGGGCTAGCCTCTATGTTGGAAAGTCCAGAAATGCTAGCTCTACAACAGCTGTCAGCCTCTTCGAGACCTCCTGCTGGTTCCCCCCATCAGGACGTGGGCAACTTTCAACAGGCCAAGCCCCCCTCAGGGGTTGGCAGCATCCCAACTCGTCCCTCTCAGCAGCCTCCCCCAGCCCCTGAGGTTCAGCTGCTGCGTCCCGCTGGAGACAATGGGCCAGACGGCCAGTCTTCCCCACATACAGACATTCAGCCCAAAG GAACATCAGAAAACAAAGTGACTGTAAAAGGTGCTTCCAATGAACTCCCTTCATCAGACAACACTGTTTCAGTTAATCAAGAGCACGCATCCATTCTAAACCCCACGCAACACCACAGTGGGCCAGCAAAAGGATTGCGGAGCCCTCAAAGACCTCAGGAAAATGTGTGTGGACAAAAATTATCACTGAGTGGAGTAGAGTGCCTAATGCAAGAAGCAGATGGCCAGCTTCAAAATATGGGATCCACTTCTGTGTCCCTGCACTTGCATGTTAGTAGTAAGAATTCCAGTAATCCGTATCCACCTAACACTGCTCAACATGCACAGAGCAGTCCTCTCCAGAGCCCTGCACTTGTTCAACAGTGTGCGTCACCATCCTTGAATACCATGTCTGAAAGCAACTCAGCACACATGCTAAATACACATCAGAATAACGAGCAGAATGTCGGAAAACAGCTCCAGCAACGTCCAACCcaacaaactttaaatgggCCAGCTCTTAACTCTCCTCCACAGATGAGCCTGAACACAACCCAACTGCAAACTCCACTTATCTCCCAAAGCAATCCGAGCAGTTCTATGCATGGCATGTCACATGGTGCCTCACAGAGAGTCCAATCTGGACCTCCTCATCCAGCCCCCTTCACCTCTCCGCCCACCAGCCACCCTACTCCACACTTACCCCGCCAGTCAAGCCAAGCGGAGCACGAAGATCAAACACCGAGCGAGCCTGCAAGTCGGCGAGACATGGAAGGTGTACATCCAATGAAATCTGGGTCTTCTAATACTGCTTATAAACAGCAGCAGTATAGTCCTAACCATCATCGAACCCAGATGGTGAGTAGTAACCCAGGTGTGCAGGCAGAAAGAGGTCCAGCACCTTCTCACAATACAACAATGCCTCTTCATTCCCAAGCCCAGGTAAATGGAGACACGTGTTCATACAGCATAGAGAACCCTCCACATCCACAATATAGCCAGACAAGCATGACCAGGTCCATTTCTCATTCTGCTCACCACCCTTATCACAACCAGACCCTCAACCCCCTCCACAATACCCCAAACCACTCCAGCCATCAccagcaacaaaaaactgcctATTCGTTTCACATGCCCGGCCCTCAGCATCTCCACGCCCACCCTAGCATGTACCCGCCACCGCCATTCCAGCAGGAACACTATTACCCCCGACCGCAGGCCCATAATCGTGCTAACAGTAGAGGCGGTTACCCTCCAGAATGTTGGCAGCAATCTCAGCAGCCCATGCTGCCTACTACCTACCTGCCCTCAGCGAGTGCCAAAGGAAACAATCAGGCCATTGGTGGGTGGGTGTCACCCACAGGTTCTGAGGGCTCCACTACTGTGAGTTTGTTGTCCCCCGAAGTTGAGTCATTATCTGGAGGCTTGGAGGAGAGGAAGTGGGAAATCAGAAACAGCGATAGCGATAGTCCAACAAAGCGCATTCGAACTAAGGGGAGCTTGGAGCAACCTGAAAGTCCGAAAGACATCCTGGATCTTGATAGCCACAACGCTGCCACCCGCCACCATCGCAACCAGCCATTTGCCTCCACCGCACATATTCCACCCGGCTTCATATATGACACTCGCAGCGCGCACCAAGCAATGCATCCAGGTGGTGCGCCACCATCCCCCAATGGGGTTGGTAATGGAGCACTTTACCCTAGACCGCCATGCCCCGATCCAGGACGATACACTGTGCAGGGACCTCACCCACACCTGATGGAGGCTCTTCAGCGGCCCCAGCAGTTGCCTCTCTCCCCTGGTCAGATGCGCATGGCCATGTACCCTCGCTCTGGTGGCCACTTTCACAGTGTGATGATACAGCAGAGAGGTTTGGCATCTAGAAACACCCTACACCCGgg GCAACAGGTGATGACTGCGCCAGGCGGTTCAAGCTCCAAGCAAGTGTAA
- the cecr2 gene encoding chromatin remodeling regulator CECR2 isoform X1, whose translation MSQGCTVSVEEVQSWWEVPAIAHFCSLFRAAFNLPDFEIEELEKALSEQDLNFLGDLIACLLQGCYQRTDITPQAFSRYLDDIISYRWELEEGKPNPLREKSFENLPTRTQVELLHRLCDYRLDAADVFDLLKGLDSDSLRVEPLGQDGNGALYWYFYGTRMYKEELLTRKVEKISENPELTLPEKKKRGRPPKKKRVQDPELSESESEENTENGMDYIPPAKGRQRGSWSLVCETEEQWVNLAQSIKDKLSPQDRHLYRVISQNFLPEIRSMIEHKEREQKQKLEDPTPFCALQRFSAFINQEEKDNVNVTAEFEKRNDEELDRQVLLAEQRREVERLQQEERQREKIEKIKAVEERARRRKMREEKAYLLSEGKDLPPELLNLEPSSPVLRTRTTKELFDMEDDYTGLYKVLEALKAHKDAWPFLEPVDESYAPNYHDIIQTPMDLSTIERKLNNGEYVAKEEFISDVKLIFKNCIEYNGEESDYTVMAESLERCFNRAQLKHLPSEDGDTDEEFYISKENKERKEKKRNRSSRHLGPESLIKATEEVQRKRIVQGGKGQMLLEDQFDKPFRPVPHSHWGFPQNHQHRRQGDIRGMYHPGQQLHRPPGPHMYAHRMSMDPHFAYPGHIPRHGDPSSNRLPHNFNVQHHMGHRYPIGPEGNQPLHQQHHPYMGPTHGPSLGPRPMALQLRPPSEASIYPSHYRPDGHTMHPMGNQLSGPDGPQQHNYTGMRSLSMGLSNIWTTGSLNHQRPERPSGTHMQDPSMVSQHNLSYGGVPPPVGHKPWPEAAGYPHPPPNAQYQMSAAVVSSLGPVQQYSPLAHSDSSTKTGLASMLESPEMLALQQLSASSRPPAGSPHQDVGNFQQAKPPSGVGSIPTRPSQQPPPAPEVQLLRPAGDNGPDGQSSPHTDIQPKGTSENKVTVKGASNELPSSDNTVSVNQEHASILNPTQHHSGPAKGLRSPQRPQENVCGQKLSLSGVECLMQEADGQLQNMGSTSVSLHLHVSSKNSSNPYPPNTAQHAQSSPLQSPALVQQCASPSLNTMSESNSAHMLNTHQNNEQNVGKQLQQRPTQQTLNGPALNSPPQMSLNTTQLQTPLISQSNPSSSMHGMSHGASQRVQSGPPHPAPFTSPPTSHPTPHLPRQSSQAEHEDQTPSEPASRRDMEGVHPMKSGSSNTAYKQQQYSPNHHRTQMVSSNPGVQAERGPAPSHNTTMPLHSQAQVNGDTCSYSIENPPHPQYSQTSMTRSISHSAHHPYHNQTLNPLHNTPNHSSHHQQQKTAYSFHMPGPQHLHAHPSMYPPPPFQQEHYYPRPQAHNRANSRGGYPPECWQQSQQPMLPTTYLPSASAKGNNQAIGGWVSPTGSEGSTTVSLLSPEVESLSGGLEERKWEIRNSDSDSPTKRIRTKGSLEQPESPKDILDLDSHNAATRHHRNQPFASTAHIPPGFIYDTRSAHQAMHPGGAPPSPNGVGNGALYPRPPCPDPGRYTVQGPHPHLMEALQRPQQLPLSPGQMRMAMYPRSGGHFHSVMIQQRGLASRNTLHPGQQVMTAPGGSSSKQV comes from the exons GAATTGGAGAAAGCTCTTTCAGAGCAGGACTTGAACTTCCTCGGGGACCTTATTGCTTGTCTGCTGCAGGGATGTTACCAGCGCACTGACATTAC TCCCCAGGCATTCAGCAGATACctggatgacatcatcagctACAGGTGGGAGCTAGAAGAGGGGAAGCCCAACCCACTTCGTGAGAAGTCCTTTGAAAACTTGCCCACTCGCACTCAGGTTGAATTGCTGCACCGTCTCTGCGATTACCGTCTAGATGCTGCTGATGTCTTTGACCTACTGAAG GGTCTGGATTCAGACAGTCTCAGGGTAGAACCCCTTGGGCAAGATGGAAATGGAGCCCTCTACTGGTATTTTTATGGCACCCGTATGTACAAAGAAGAACTACTCACAAGGAAAGTGGAGAAAATCAG TGAAAATCCTGAGTTAACATtaccagagaaaaagaaaagaggaagaccaccaaagaaaaaaagagttcaaGATCCTGAGCTGAG TGAGTCGGAAAGTGAAGAGAATACAGAAAATGGAATGGATTATATACCCCCTGCTAAAG GTCGTCAGCGAGGCAGCTGGTCACTTGTGTGCGAAACAGAAGAACAGTGGGTTAACTTGGCACAAAGCATAAAGGACAAACTCTCTCCCCAAGATCGCCATCTCTACCGTGTCATCAGCCAGAATTTTTTGCCTGAGATACGCAGCATGATTGAACACAAG GAGCGTGAGCAGAAACAGAAGCTTGAGGATCCAACTCCATTCTGTGCATTACAGCGTTTCTCAGCATTCATAAACCAAGAGGAAAAG GACAACGTGAATGTCACAGCCGAATTTGAGAAGAGAAATGATGAAGAGCTGGACAGGCAGGTCTTGCTGGCCGAGCAGCGGCGAGAAGTGGAAAGGCTTCAGCAGGAAGAACGACAGCGagagaaaattgaaaagatcAAAGCTGTGGAGG AGCGAGCCAGGAGACGGAAGATGCGAGAGGAAAAGGCCTATCTGTTATCTGAAGGAAAAGACCTTCCACCGGAACTACTGAATTTAGAGCCTTCTTCACCAGTCCTCAGAACACGAACCACTAAAGAACT CTTTGACATGGAAGATGACTACACAGGTTTATACAAAG TGCTGGAGGCCTTGAAGGCTCATAAAGATGCTTGGCCTTTCTTAGAACCTGTGGATGAATCCTATGCCCCCAATTACCATGACATAATCCAG ACTCCCATGGACCTTTCCACCATTGAGAGGAAACTAAATAATGGAGAGTATGTTGCAAAGGAGGAGTTTATTTCTGACGTGAAACTCATATTTAAAAACTGCATTGAGTACAACGGAGAAGAAAGTG ATTACACTGTGATGGCAGAGTCTCTCGAACGCTGTTTTAACCGGGCCCAATTAAAACACTTGCCATCAGAGGATGGTGACACTGATGAGGAATTCTATATCAGCAAAGAAAACAAGGAGCGCAAGGAGAAAAAGCGAAATCGTAGCAGTAGACATTTGGGACCTGAAAGTTTAATAAAGGCCACGGAAGAGGTCCAGCGTAAACGAATTGTGCAGGGAGGCAAAGgccaaatgctgttggaggacCAGTTTGACAAACCATTTAGACCAGTTCCACACTCTCATTGGGGCTTTCCTCAGAACCATCAACACAGACGTCAAGGCGACATCAGGGGCATGTACCACCCAGGACAACAG TTACATCGTCCTCCAGGTCCGCACATGTATGCTCATAGAATGAGCATGGATCCCCATTTTGCCTACCCAGGTCACATTCCAAGGCATGGCGACCCCAGCTCAAATCGTTTGCCCCACAACTTTAATGTGCAG CATCATATGGGCCATAGGTATCCAATTGGCCCCGAGGGCAACCAGCCTCTTCACCAGCAGCACCACCCTTATATGGGTCCAACACATGGCCCATCTCTGGGCCCCCGTCCAATGGCCCTTCAACTTAGGCCTCCTTCTGAAGCCAGCATATACCCATCCCACTACCGTCCAGACGGCCACACGATGCACCCAATGGGGAACCAGTTATCAGGGCCTGATGGGCCTCAACAGCACAATTACACAGGCATGAGATCTCTTAGTATGGGACTGTCTAACATATGGACTACCGGTAGTTTGAATCACCAGCGTCCGGAGAGACCTAGTGGAACACACATGCAAGACCCTAGTATGGTCAGCCAGCACAATTTGAGTTATGGAGGGGTGCCACCTCCAGTGGGACATAAACCATGGCCGGAAGCTGCTGGATATCCACATCCCCCTCCCAATGCACAATACCAAATGTCTGCAGCAGTGGTTAGCTCCCTGGGCCCTGTGCAGCAATACTCTCCGTTAGCCCACTCAGACTCCTCCACCAAGACTGGGCTAGCCTCTATGTTGGAAAGTCCAGAAATGCTAGCTCTACAACAGCTGTCAGCCTCTTCGAGACCTCCTGCTGGTTCCCCCCATCAGGACGTGGGCAACTTTCAACAGGCCAAGCCCCCCTCAGGGGTTGGCAGCATCCCAACTCGTCCCTCTCAGCAGCCTCCCCCAGCCCCTGAGGTTCAGCTGCTGCGTCCCGCTGGAGACAATGGGCCAGACGGCCAGTCTTCCCCACATACAGACATTCAGCCCAAAG GAACATCAGAAAACAAAGTGACTGTAAAAGGTGCTTCCAATGAACTCCCTTCATCAGACAACACTGTTTCAGTTAATCAAGAGCACGCATCCATTCTAAACCCCACGCAACACCACAGTGGGCCAGCAAAAGGATTGCGGAGCCCTCAAAGACCTCAGGAAAATGTGTGTGGACAAAAATTATCACTGAGTGGAGTAGAGTGCCTAATGCAAGAAGCAGATGGCCAGCTTCAAAATATGGGATCCACTTCTGTGTCCCTGCACTTGCATGTTAGTAGTAAGAATTCCAGTAATCCGTATCCACCTAACACTGCTCAACATGCACAGAGCAGTCCTCTCCAGAGCCCTGCACTTGTTCAACAGTGTGCGTCACCATCCTTGAATACCATGTCTGAAAGCAACTCAGCACACATGCTAAATACACATCAGAATAACGAGCAGAATGTCGGAAAACAGCTCCAGCAACGTCCAACCcaacaaactttaaatgggCCAGCTCTTAACTCTCCTCCACAGATGAGCCTGAACACAACCCAACTGCAAACTCCACTTATCTCCCAAAGCAATCCGAGCAGTTCTATGCATGGCATGTCACATGGTGCCTCACAGAGAGTCCAATCTGGACCTCCTCATCCAGCCCCCTTCACCTCTCCGCCCACCAGCCACCCTACTCCACACTTACCCCGCCAGTCAAGCCAAGCGGAGCACGAAGATCAAACACCGAGCGAGCCTGCAAGTCGGCGAGACATGGAAGGTGTACATCCAATGAAATCTGGGTCTTCTAATACTGCTTATAAACAGCAGCAGTATAGTCCTAACCATCATCGAACCCAGATGGTGAGTAGTAACCCAGGTGTGCAGGCAGAAAGAGGTCCAGCACCTTCTCACAATACAACAATGCCTCTTCATTCCCAAGCCCAGGTAAATGGAGACACGTGTTCATACAGCATAGAGAACCCTCCACATCCACAATATAGCCAGACAAGCATGACCAGGTCCATTTCTCATTCTGCTCACCACCCTTATCACAACCAGACCCTCAACCCCCTCCACAATACCCCAAACCACTCCAGCCATCAccagcaacaaaaaactgcctATTCGTTTCACATGCCCGGCCCTCAGCATCTCCACGCCCACCCTAGCATGTACCCGCCACCGCCATTCCAGCAGGAACACTATTACCCCCGACCGCAGGCCCATAATCGTGCTAACAGTAGAGGCGGTTACCCTCCAGAATGTTGGCAGCAATCTCAGCAGCCCATGCTGCCTACTACCTACCTGCCCTCAGCGAGTGCCAAAGGAAACAATCAGGCCATTGGTGGGTGGGTGTCACCCACAGGTTCTGAGGGCTCCACTACTGTGAGTTTGTTGTCCCCCGAAGTTGAGTCATTATCTGGAGGCTTGGAGGAGAGGAAGTGGGAAATCAGAAACAGCGATAGCGATAGTCCAACAAAGCGCATTCGAACTAAGGGGAGCTTGGAGCAACCTGAAAGTCCGAAAGACATCCTGGATCTTGATAGCCACAACGCTGCCACCCGCCACCATCGCAACCAGCCATTTGCCTCCACCGCACATATTCCACCCGGCTTCATATATGACACTCGCAGCGCGCACCAAGCAATGCATCCAGGTGGTGCGCCACCATCCCCCAATGGGGTTGGTAATGGAGCACTTTACCCTAGACCGCCATGCCCCGATCCAGGACGATACACTGTGCAGGGACCTCACCCACACCTGATGGAGGCTCTTCAGCGGCCCCAGCAGTTGCCTCTCTCCCCTGGTCAGATGCGCATGGCCATGTACCCTCGCTCTGGTGGCCACTTTCACAGTGTGATGATACAGCAGAGAGGTTTGGCATCTAGAAACACCCTACACCCGgg GCAACAGGTGATGACTGCGCCAGGCGGTTCAAGCTCCAAGCAAGTGTAA